Genomic window (Chryseobacterium bernardetii):
GGTGGAACCGTAAAACTTTGCCCTGTAAATACCCAAACCGGAGAAATTGATTTTGAAAAACTGATTGCTTCAATCAATAGCAATACAAAGCTCATCAGCATCTGTAACCCTCATAACCCGCTTGGTAAGGTATATTCTAAAGACGTACTCAAAAAAGTTTCAGAGATTGCTTCGGCTCATGATTTATGGGTGATGAGTGATGAAATCTGGAGTGATATTATTTATGATAACAGGGATTTTTATACCTATTCGGCAGTATCTGAAGAGGCCAAAAGAAAGAGTTTCACAGTCTATGGATTCTCAAAATCATTTGGCATTGCAGGTTTGAGAATTGGGGCCGTACTATGTAACGATCAGGAAATTCTGGAAGATTTTACAGAAAAATCGAACTTTAATTCTACTATTGAAGGAGTTTCCACACTATCACAAATTGCGGCAAGTGTAGCATTGGAAAAAGCTAAGCCTTGGTACAAAGAGTTTTTAAGTCATTTACAGCAAAACAGGAATCTTGCTTTCCGGCTTTTGAAGGGATCGGGGCTTGTAACACCTAATCTTCCTGAAGCTACTTTTGTATTATTTCCGAAGATTGAAAACGGAATGTCCAGCGATCAGTTTGCCCAGCATGTTCTGCAATATGGTAAAGTAGCGAT
Coding sequences:
- a CDS encoding pyridoxal phosphate-dependent aminotransferase; amino-acid sequence: MFTNNDINFEALKRKAYNGRWATLEDGIIPLTAADPDFRAAPEIEQGIIDYIKDGYLSYGPFSGLPEFKKSVADHFNHEKHGSFYAENVLAVNSAAQGMFLIAKYVLNPGDEAIILDPVDFLFKKSVETAGGTVKLCPVNTQTGEIDFEKLIASINSNTKLISICNPHNPLGKVYSKDVLKKVSEIASAHDLWVMSDEIWSDIIYDNRDFYTYSAVSEEAKRKSFTVYGFSKSFGIAGLRIGAVLCNDQEILEDFTEKSNFNSTIEGVSTLSQIAASVALEKAKPWYKEFLSHLQQNRNLAFRLLKGSGLVTPNLPEATFVLFPKIENGMSSDQFAQHVLQYGKVAIVPGSERWFGKGAEGHIRICFSTSQEILEEGLNRIITSF